The following are encoded together in the Alphaproteobacteria bacterium genome:
- the hemC gene encoding hydroxymethylbilane synthase → MKKTAKIRIGTRASKLALAQSEEVKRRLLAAYPDMVAEQFEIVPMTTTGDAIQDKTLSDIGGKGLFTKEIEDALLAHKVDIAVHSMKDMPTILPDGLIIPCLLEREDPRDAFISNAAVGVDGLPLYAIVGTSSLRRGAQIKAYRPDLEIIPFRGNVQTRLRKLSEGVCDATLLAVAGLNRLGMGDMVTCPLPTDVCLPAVAQGAIGVECHQDREDIREMLSKIHHPDTMLCVSAERSLLKTLDGSCRTPIGGLATLQGKNLLLEGMVAKPNGKIIHRRSVNCKATLESAERAGHKLGNILLEMAGENFLVH, encoded by the coding sequence ATGAAGAAAACCGCTAAAATACGGATAGGAACACGCGCCAGCAAGCTAGCCCTCGCCCAGAGCGAGGAGGTAAAGCGCCGTCTGCTTGCAGCGTATCCCGACATGGTAGCGGAACAATTTGAGATTGTGCCCATGACCACTACCGGTGATGCAATACAGGACAAAACCCTCAGCGACATTGGCGGAAAAGGGTTATTCACCAAAGAAATCGAAGATGCCTTGCTTGCACATAAAGTTGATATTGCTGTGCATTCAATGAAAGATATGCCAACCATATTACCGGATGGGTTAATTATTCCATGCTTATTAGAGCGTGAAGACCCAAGAGATGCCTTTATATCCAATGCAGCTGTAGGTGTTGATGGTTTGCCGCTTTATGCCATTGTCGGCACGTCTTCTTTGCGGCGCGGGGCACAAATTAAAGCTTACCGTCCCGATTTAGAAATCATTCCTTTTAGAGGCAATGTCCAAACGCGCCTACGCAAACTTTCAGAGGGCGTGTGCGATGCCACCTTGCTTGCAGTTGCCGGACTTAATCGTTTAGGTATGGGCGACATGGTTACCTGCCCCCTACCCACCGATGTATGCTTGCCCGCTGTTGCACAAGGCGCGATTGGTGTGGAATGCCACCAAGATCGTGAAGACATACGCGAAATGCTTAGTAAGATTCATCACCCCGATACCATGCTTTGCGTCAGCGCCGAGCGAAGCTTGTTAAAAACCTTGGACGGATCATGCCGCACCCCTATTGGTGGCCTCGCTACGCTGCAAGGTAAAAATTTATTACTGGAGGGAATGGTTGCCAAACCTAACGGCAAAATCATTCACCGCCGCAGCGTTAATTGCAAAGCAACGCTTGAATCCGCAGAAAGAGCCGGACACAAACTAGGAAATATTCTGCTGGAAATGGCTGGCGAGAATTTTCTGGTACATTAA
- the tsaD gene encoding tRNA (adenosine(37)-N6)-threonylcarbamoyltransferase complex transferase subunit TsaD has translation MKILGIETSCDETAAAIVTADKEILANIVLSQTEEHLPYGGVVPEIAARAHAHHLDDIIRSCLSKADCSLNKMDAIAVTAGPGLIGGVIVGVMTAKAIAASLKKPFIAVNHLEGHALTVRLTDNVTFPYLMLLVSGGHCQLLAVEAVGKYHKLGGTLDDALGEAFDKTAKMLGLGYPGGPEIERLAKIGNADAHKFTQPLQGRANSDFSFSGLKTAIRQKIIAMQAEGAITQQDKADICASFQATVAAILRDRLRYGIQQFCSRYPDAKQFVVAGGVAANLYLREALNNIVDEYGMALVVPPPKLCTDNA, from the coding sequence ATGAAAATACTTGGAATAGAGACCAGTTGCGATGAAACGGCTGCTGCAATAGTTACAGCCGACAAAGAAATATTGGCCAATATCGTGCTTTCGCAAACGGAAGAACATTTGCCTTATGGCGGAGTTGTTCCCGAAATTGCCGCTCGCGCCCATGCGCATCATTTAGATGATATTATACGTAGTTGCCTATCTAAGGCTGATTGTTCGTTAAATAAAATGGATGCCATTGCTGTTACCGCAGGGCCCGGGCTGATAGGCGGGGTGATTGTGGGCGTGATGACAGCAAAAGCGATTGCGGCAAGCCTGAAAAAGCCTTTCATCGCCGTTAATCATCTTGAAGGCCATGCCTTAACGGTACGTTTAACAGATAATGTGACGTTTCCTTATCTGATGCTGCTGGTATCAGGTGGACATTGCCAGTTATTAGCTGTAGAGGCGGTGGGAAAATATCATAAACTTGGTGGCACACTCGATGACGCTTTGGGTGAGGCGTTTGATAAAACTGCAAAAATGCTTGGGCTTGGCTATCCGGGAGGGCCGGAAATTGAGCGTCTGGCAAAAATTGGTAATGCTGACGCTCATAAGTTTACTCAGCCTTTGCAAGGGCGCGCCAATAGCGATTTTTCTTTTTCGGGGCTTAAAACCGCCATTCGGCAAAAAATTATCGCGATGCAAGCTGAGGGTGCTATTACGCAGCAGGATAAGGCAGATATTTGTGCATCGTTTCAAGCGACGGTGGCGGCAATTTTACGTGATAGGTTGCGCTATGGTATCCAGCAATTTTGTAGTCGCTATCCTGATGCCAAGCAATTTGTTGTAGCTGGCGGCGTTGCGGCAAATTTATATTTGCGGGAAGCGTTGAATAATATAGTAGACGAATACGGTATGGCGCTTGTTGTGCCACCACCAAAATTATGCACCGATAATGCGG